CCACCATGAGGGCACCTACCGATCCTGAAACCTGATGACCCATTCCGTTCACCATTGTGCGGTGTGAAACCCCGGCGGCCAACGATCGAAAGAGTGCGCTGAAAAGAAGTTTCATAAACCATTAAGGACTAACAGCAAAAGGGGCAAAGAACCTGATTCCTTGCCCCCCTTAGTGGCACCCCAGGGCGAATGATGGGGCGACAACAGCCAAAAACAAACCCAATGCAGCAGCCCTAGGCCGCCTCGGCGCTCTCCTGCTCGATGCGCCGTTTTTGGCTCGCGCCCACGGCCTTGATGGCGGCATCTTCGAGGCGCGCGTAGAACGACGTCGGAATCAGACACAGGGCGTAGACCGCCGCGCAGGTCATCAGCGATCGCCGGGGTTCCTCCAGCACGATGCGCCAGTGGGCCTTGAGCGCCTTGTGCAGCATCTTGACGGCGGTCTCTGGATCGCGCGATCGCACCGAGCGGCGCGCCAAAAAGCGCAGTTCATAGGCGCGGGCGGCATTTCCATGGGTGGCGATCACCTCTGGCGCGTAGCCCCGCACCTTCTCGATCACGCGCTCGAGGGCCGCCACCTGCTTGTCGATCTTGGCGGAGTGGCCGTTGGCGTGGATGCGGTAGAGAGTCAGCGCTTCGGGGATGCCCTCCAGCTTCCAGTGGGTCAGCGCCGCCATGCGCAGCCAGCACTCCACATCTTCCATGTTGTGGATGGTGCGATCGAAGTATACGGGGTGGACTTGGCCGTCAGCGCCCACCTCTTCGTGGCGAATCGCGGCCAGGACTTCCCGGCGAATCACCGGCGTCGAGCCGTTGCCAATGGGGTTGCGGCACAGGACGTAGCCCGGTGTGATGTCTTGGGTCTTGGCGGTCTGATAGATGCCCAGAGGTTCTCCCTCGCCGTTGATAAAGGCAGAGTAGCTGAAGCTGATGCCCACTTCGGGCGATCGCTCTAGGTGCTCGACGTGCTTGGCGATCTTTTCAGGA
This genomic stretch from Geitlerinema sp. PCC 7407 harbors:
- a CDS encoding glycosyltransferase family 2 protein, whose protein sequence is MKKVSVVIPVYGVQQYIAATVQSVLDQTYQNLEVILVDDGSPDRSVEICKTFTDPRIRIIRQKNQGVSAARNTGIHHATGDYIAFLDGDDLWVPEKIAKHVEHLERSPEVGISFSYSAFINGEGEPLGIYQTAKTQDITPGYVLCRNPIGNGSTPVIRREVLAAIRHEEVGADGQVHPVYFDRTIHNMEDVECWLRMAALTHWKLEGIPEALTLYRIHANGHSAKIDKQVAALERVIEKVRGYAPEVIATHGNAARAYELRFLARRSVRSRDPETAVKMLHKALKAHWRIVLEEPRRSLMTCAAVYALCLIPTSFYARLEDAAIKAVGASQKRRIEQESAEAA